The following are from one region of the uncultured Hyphomonas sp. genome:
- the ileS gene encoding isoleucine--tRNA ligase: MTDSLTDRDYRDTLFLPATEFPMRGGLPKREPDWIKRWDDLNLYDRLRADAKERGAKQWILHDGPPYANGHIHLGTAMNKIVKDIIVRSHQMAGYDAAYLPGWDCHGLPIEWKVEEEFRSKGKTKDDVPPGEFRAACRAYAGKWVDIQKQEFRNLGIEGEWDNPYLTMKFESEASIVGEFLRMAMTGSLVRGAKPIMWSPVERTALAEAEVEYHDRKVPVIWVKFPVQGSDASVVIWTTTPWTIPANQAVSYNPSIEYAEYEVVEVESEESLGFKPFAQVGDRLILARALAVDAMAAAKVVKCRFIRDVDPATLGKLSHPLHAMDPFFAHDIPLLAGEHVTDDAGTGFVHTAPAHGEDDFNVWVESGHKASDIRQIVDADGCYTPDVPRFGGMDIIRTSGKKRGEPGKANPEVIKALAESGNLLARGMTTIRDAHSWRSKAPVIRRATPQWFIAMDKPGPNGKTLRENALKAIEDTEFFPAVGRNRLQSMVEGRPDWLISRQRNWGVPITIFVDKTGQPHTAALPKEQADALNDAIKAAIAKGGVEAWFDTPAEDFLGPLGLSANEWDKVTDVLDVWFDSGTTHAFALRERGIIDPETGQANLYMEGSDQHRGWFQSSLLECCATRGMAPYKQVLTHGFIVDADGKKMSKSIGNTIEPEQIQKQYGIEILRIWTASGDYTEDLRISDEIIKGSVETYRKLRNTVRYMLGALDGWTEDEAIAPEKMPGLERWVLHRLAELDTQVKAAYNVYDFKRVMSLLINFAGVDLSAVYFDIRKDSLYCDPRFSTMDAWDDATGFYGNRRRAARTVMAAVLERLLTWLAPVMPFTMEEAFLESHLSGKAESVHLLLFPETPEGWKDEDLAARWAKIFTVRRVVTGALEVERREKRIGASLEAAPVVHIADEALVKAFDGEDPADLFITSGAELVHTLEGKGGGFTLDDTPGVVVYPEKATGIKCRRSWKYFDPALADPAFPDITPRDALAVKAWDATHGA; this comes from the coding sequence ATGACCGATTCCCTGACTGACCGAGACTATCGCGACACCCTGTTCCTGCCCGCGACGGAATTTCCGATGCGTGGCGGCCTGCCCAAGCGTGAACCTGACTGGATCAAACGCTGGGACGATCTGAACCTGTATGACCGCCTGCGCGCCGATGCGAAGGAACGCGGCGCGAAGCAGTGGATCCTCCACGATGGCCCGCCCTACGCCAACGGGCACATTCACCTCGGCACGGCGATGAACAAGATCGTCAAGGACATCATCGTCCGCTCGCACCAGATGGCGGGCTATGACGCGGCTTACCTGCCGGGCTGGGACTGCCACGGCCTGCCCATCGAATGGAAAGTGGAGGAAGAGTTCCGTTCCAAAGGCAAGACGAAGGACGACGTGCCGCCGGGCGAGTTCCGCGCCGCCTGCCGCGCCTATGCGGGCAAATGGGTGGACATCCAGAAACAGGAATTCCGCAATCTCGGCATCGAGGGCGAGTGGGACAATCCCTACCTCACCATGAAGTTCGAGAGCGAAGCCTCCATCGTCGGCGAGTTCCTGCGCATGGCGATGACCGGCTCGCTGGTTCGCGGCGCCAAGCCAATCATGTGGAGCCCGGTGGAGCGCACGGCGCTCGCCGAAGCGGAAGTGGAATACCACGACCGCAAGGTGCCGGTGATCTGGGTGAAGTTTCCGGTACAGGGCTCGGATGCATCCGTTGTCATCTGGACAACCACGCCGTGGACGATCCCGGCCAACCAGGCCGTCAGCTACAATCCGTCCATCGAATATGCAGAGTACGAGGTGGTCGAGGTCGAAAGCGAAGAATCTCTCGGCTTCAAACCCTTTGCGCAGGTTGGCGATCGGCTGATCCTGGCACGCGCCCTGGCTGTCGATGCGATGGCCGCCGCAAAGGTCGTCAAATGCCGGTTCATCAGAGATGTCGATCCGGCGACACTTGGCAAGCTGTCTCATCCATTGCATGCGATGGACCCGTTCTTCGCCCATGACATCCCGCTCCTCGCGGGCGAGCACGTCACCGACGATGCCGGTACGGGCTTCGTGCACACGGCGCCTGCGCATGGTGAGGATGACTTCAACGTCTGGGTCGAGTCCGGCCACAAGGCGTCTGACATCCGCCAGATCGTCGATGCCGATGGCTGCTACACGCCGGATGTGCCGCGCTTTGGCGGCATGGATATCATCCGCACCAGCGGCAAGAAGCGCGGAGAGCCGGGCAAGGCGAACCCGGAAGTCATCAAGGCGCTGGCCGAGAGCGGCAATCTGCTCGCGCGCGGTATGACGACGATCCGTGATGCGCACTCCTGGCGCTCGAAAGCGCCGGTCATCCGCCGGGCAACGCCGCAATGGTTCATCGCGATGGACAAGCCCGGCCCGAACGGCAAGACGCTGCGCGAGAATGCCCTGAAGGCCATCGAGGACACAGAGTTCTTCCCGGCCGTCGGCCGCAACCGCCTGCAGAGCATGGTGGAAGGCCGCCCGGACTGGCTGATCTCCCGCCAGCGCAACTGGGGCGTGCCGATCACCATCTTCGTCGACAAGACCGGCCAGCCGCACACCGCTGCGCTACCGAAAGAGCAGGCGGACGCGCTGAACGACGCCATCAAGGCCGCAATCGCCAAGGGCGGTGTCGAGGCCTGGTTCGATACACCGGCGGAAGACTTCCTCGGTCCGCTCGGCCTGTCGGCCAATGAGTGGGACAAGGTGACGGACGTTCTGGATGTCTGGTTCGACTCCGGAACGACGCACGCCTTCGCCCTGCGGGAGCGCGGCATCATCGACCCGGAAACCGGGCAGGCGAACCTGTATATGGAAGGCTCTGACCAGCACCGCGGCTGGTTCCAGTCGTCCCTGCTGGAGTGCTGCGCCACGCGCGGCATGGCGCCTTACAAACAGGTGCTGACGCATGGCTTCATCGTCGATGCGGACGGCAAGAAAATGTCGAAATCAATCGGCAACACGATTGAACCGGAGCAGATCCAGAAACAATACGGGATCGAGATCCTGCGCATCTGGACGGCGTCCGGCGACTATACCGAAGATCTGCGGATCTCTGACGAGATCATCAAAGGCTCGGTCGAGACCTACCGCAAGCTGCGCAACACGGTGCGCTACATGCTGGGCGCCCTCGACGGCTGGACAGAAGACGAAGCGATCGCTCCCGAGAAGATGCCGGGTCTCGAACGCTGGGTGCTGCACCGCCTCGCCGAGCTCGATACGCAGGTGAAGGCCGCCTACAATGTCTACGACTTCAAGCGTGTGATGAGCCTGCTCATCAATTTCGCGGGCGTGGACCTGTCGGCCGTCTATTTCGACATCCGCAAAGACAGCCTCTATTGCGACCCGCGCTTCAGCACGATGGACGCGTGGGACGATGCGACAGGTTTCTACGGCAATCGCCGCCGCGCCGCGCGCACGGTGATGGCCGCCGTGCTTGAGCGCCTGCTCACCTGGCTTGCGCCGGTGATGCCGTTCACGATGGAGGAGGCCTTCCTCGAAAGCCATCTCAGCGGCAAGGCAGAGTCGGTCCACCTGCTCCTGTTCCCGGAAACACCGGAAGGCTGGAAAGACGAAGACCTCGCTGCACGCTGGGCAAAGATCTTCACCGTCCGCCGCGTCGTCACCGGCGCGCTGGAAGTGGAGCGCCGCGAGAAGCGGATCGGCGCGTCGCTTGAGGCCGCACCTGTCGTGCACATTGCGGATGAGGCCCTGGTGAAGGCGTTCGACGGCGAAGACCCGGCGGACCTGTTCATCACGTCCGGCGCGGAACTGGTTCACACGCTGGAAGGCAAGGGCGGCGGCTTTACGCTGGACGATACGCCCGGCGTGGTTGTCTATCCGGAGAAAGCGACGGGCATCAAATGCCGGCGCAGCTGGAAGTATTTTGACCCGGCCCTCGCCGATCCGGCCTTCCCGGACATCACCCCCCGCGATGCGCTGGCGGTGAAAGCCTGGGACGCGACGCACGGTGCGTGA
- a CDS encoding TIGR01459 family HAD-type hydrolase: MTALQFPQGLSEIASRYDTILCDVWGVIHNGRSAFSDACDALVRFREDGGHVCLITNAPVPKAQVTRLFAPLGVPEAAFDDCVSSGDATRAELARFQGQAVWRLGADGGWEHDRHLYEGLDLNFTDAGAADMLLCIGLRDHVGEHPEDYREELKAGVERGIPMICANPDKQVRVGGQLYWCAGALADVYEDLGGKVIYSGKPYPPIYQLALERIEALTGGKPADGRRILCIGDSPGTDVRGASAQGFDSLYVGTGIKEHGEQFEEEVIELLAAYGEQATWAMSGLRW, translated from the coding sequence ATGACTGCATTGCAATTCCCGCAAGGGCTCTCCGAAATCGCCAGCCGCTACGACACGATCCTGTGTGACGTCTGGGGCGTGATCCACAATGGCCGCAGCGCATTCAGCGATGCTTGCGACGCGCTGGTCCGTTTCCGCGAAGACGGCGGCCATGTCTGCCTGATCACCAATGCGCCCGTGCCGAAGGCGCAGGTGACACGCCTGTTCGCGCCGCTGGGCGTGCCGGAGGCTGCGTTTGACGATTGCGTATCCTCAGGCGATGCGACGCGGGCGGAACTGGCCAGGTTCCAGGGGCAAGCCGTCTGGCGCCTCGGGGCGGATGGCGGCTGGGAACATGACCGTCACCTCTATGAAGGGCTGGACCTGAATTTCACTGACGCAGGCGCCGCCGACATGCTGCTCTGCATCGGCCTGCGCGACCATGTCGGCGAACACCCGGAAGACTATCGCGAAGAACTGAAAGCCGGCGTGGAACGCGGCATTCCCATGATCTGCGCCAATCCGGACAAGCAGGTTCGCGTGGGCGGCCAGCTCTATTGGTGCGCGGGCGCATTGGCGGACGTGTACGAAGACCTGGGCGGCAAGGTGATCTACTCCGGCAAGCCCTATCCGCCGATCTACCAGCTCGCGCTTGAGCGGATCGAAGCGCTGACAGGCGGGAAACCGGCTGATGGGCGCCGCATCCTCTGCATTGGCGACAGCCCGGGCACCGATGTCCGCGGCGCCAGCGCGCAGGGCTTTGACAGCCTGTATGTCGGCACCGGTATCAAGGAGCATGGCGAGCAGTTCGAAGAGGAAGTCATCGAGCTGTTGGCCGCATATGGAGAGCAGGCAACCTGGGCCATGTCGGGCTTAAGGTGGTGA
- a CDS encoding pitrilysin family protein encodes MRLTTFAAGLFAATSLSACASLTPPPAEPEAIVEVEVVEEPAPLAVTVHSGDFAEIQQFTTPGGASVWLVSEPSIPILSLNMAWKGGEASDPEGLEGLTDAVTYNMNEGAGDLDSLGFQTRMEDLNMSFGCSASNNWTSCSASMLTDNAGDAMDLIATAFEDPRFDEGPFERFRREQQVGLKTRETSAGYLAWKAKSQALYPDHPYARTKTEESIAALTPELAKEQMRKLMVKDRLLVTAVGNVTPEELAPMIDEVIADLPDTSTLPETPDIVLPELEPADPIVVDLPQPQTLVQFTGPGLKRDDPDFFPAFVLNYTYGGGGFESRLMKVLRMEKGLTYGVYTSLSPGEYIQTWGGGGQTKNQSAGEFIQGIRDEMEDLVENGITEEELADAKAYLTGSYPLGFDSNAKIASQMMGVRQDDLGIDYFDKRNDKVLAVTLEDVNRVAREYLNPEAYLFVAVGEPEGLSVEEFESEDPADMESESED; translated from the coding sequence ATGAGACTCACGACTTTTGCTGCGGGCCTGTTTGCCGCAACCAGCCTGTCCGCCTGTGCCTCTCTCACCCCGCCTCCGGCCGAGCCCGAGGCGATTGTTGAAGTCGAAGTCGTTGAAGAACCGGCGCCGCTTGCGGTCACGGTCCACTCCGGTGACTTTGCCGAGATCCAGCAATTCACGACACCCGGCGGCGCGTCGGTCTGGCTCGTGTCTGAACCCTCCATTCCGATCCTCTCCCTCAACATGGCCTGGAAAGGCGGTGAGGCGAGCGACCCTGAGGGGCTGGAAGGCCTGACAGATGCTGTCACCTACAACATGAATGAAGGTGCCGGCGATCTCGATTCCCTCGGTTTCCAGACACGGATGGAAGACCTGAACATGAGTTTCGGCTGTTCGGCCTCGAACAACTGGACCTCCTGCTCGGCCTCCATGCTGACGGACAATGCCGGCGATGCCATGGACCTGATCGCGACGGCGTTTGAGGATCCGCGCTTCGACGAGGGCCCGTTCGAACGCTTCCGCCGCGAGCAGCAGGTCGGCCTAAAGACGCGCGAAACAAGTGCAGGCTATCTCGCCTGGAAGGCCAAATCCCAGGCGCTGTATCCGGATCATCCCTATGCCCGGACCAAAACCGAAGAGAGCATCGCGGCGCTGACGCCGGAGCTGGCGAAAGAGCAGATGCGCAAGCTGATGGTGAAGGACCGCCTGCTGGTCACCGCTGTCGGAAATGTGACGCCGGAAGAGCTGGCGCCGATGATCGACGAAGTCATTGCCGACCTGCCGGACACATCCACCTTGCCGGAAACCCCGGACATCGTTCTGCCGGAACTTGAGCCGGCCGACCCGATCGTTGTTGACCTGCCTCAGCCGCAAACGCTGGTCCAGTTCACCGGCCCAGGCCTGAAGCGGGACGATCCGGACTTCTTCCCTGCCTTCGTGCTGAACTACACTTATGGCGGTGGCGGCTTCGAGAGCCGGCTGATGAAAGTCCTCCGCATGGAGAAGGGTCTGACCTACGGCGTCTATACCAGCCTGTCGCCGGGCGAATACATTCAGACGTGGGGCGGCGGTGGCCAGACCAAGAACCAAAGCGCCGGCGAGTTCATTCAGGGCATCCGGGACGAGATGGAAGACCTCGTCGAGAATGGCATCACCGAAGAAGAACTGGCCGACGCCAAGGCTTATCTCACCGGCTCCTACCCGCTGGGGTTCGATTCCAATGCGAAGATTGCCAGCCAGATGATGGGCGTCCGCCAGGACGACCTCGGCATCGACTATTTCGACAAGCGGAATGACAAGGTCCTTGCCGTCACGCTGGAGGATGTGAACCGGGTCGCGAGGGAATATCTCAACCCGGAAGCGTATCTCTTCGTTGCTGTCGGCGAGCCGGAAGGCCTCTCCGTCGAGGAATTCGAATCCGAAGACCCGGCAGACATGGAATCAGAGTCGGAAGACTAG
- the lspA gene encoding signal peptidase II, giving the protein MQLKPAQVWPLAIIPVTLIADQVTKSMVLANTQLRAMECFQNSFACGTIELPGPINLSMVWNRGMSYGMFQSEGIGRWILAAIMLAIALGFLRWLLVAQGWLLKLSLALVIGGAFGNLIDRVRFGAVVDFINAGALHFPWVFNVADAAISVGAVLLFFDQFVLSGRKPSGNPDRPSKT; this is encoded by the coding sequence ATGCAATTGAAACCCGCTCAGGTCTGGCCGCTGGCCATCATCCCGGTCACGCTGATCGCAGACCAGGTGACCAAATCGATGGTTCTGGCGAACACGCAGCTGCGCGCCATGGAATGCTTCCAGAACAGCTTTGCCTGCGGCACGATTGAGCTGCCCGGCCCGATCAATCTGTCGATGGTGTGGAACCGTGGCATGAGCTACGGCATGTTCCAGTCCGAAGGCATCGGCCGCTGGATTCTGGCCGCCATCATGCTGGCGATCGCGCTGGGCTTCCTGCGCTGGCTGCTGGTGGCGCAGGGGTGGCTGTTGAAGCTGTCGCTGGCGCTGGTGATCGGCGGGGCGTTCGGCAATCTGATCGACCGGGTGCGTTTCGGCGCCGTTGTTGACTTCATCAATGCTGGCGCGCTCCATTTTCCGTGGGTCTTCAACGTGGCCGACGCTGCGATCAGTGTTGGCGCGGTCTTGCTGTTTTTCGATCAATTCGTACTGTCAGGAAGAAAGCCATCCGGGAATCCGGACCGGCCATCCAAAACTTAG
- a CDS encoding pitrilysin family protein has translation MKRILTGGLAALAVFALPALADTAAEPSQSWTPTTFNLDNGMQVVVIPDHRAPVVTHMVWYKVGASDEVPGKSGIAHLFEHIMFQQTDTLAPGEFDSIVSRNGGQSNAFTSWDYTAYFERVAKEQLGTMMELEADRMVNLIIDDDPEGAFISERDVVKEERRQRIDNNPGVILQEQVLSELWKGHPYEITVIGNMDEVAALTPEDGLNFYHEYYSPENAILVVAGDVSEDEVRTLAEATYGQIAPTGTAHGQRKWRDVPLLTEDDLIVHADPKVRQPVWSRYYNGVSQTRTPHEAYALEVGLEVLGGGMTSRLYQSLVEQQKLAISVSTYAWSDLHDPGPVVISASPAPGVSMDELETAVMAEVERALEEGFTQAEVVRARNNLAATAIYSRDSQSTMANVFGSTLAIGGTIEDVLSYPDDVRAITPEEAIAAVRKTFGPDRHFIEAQLLPSEEGN, from the coding sequence ATGAAACGGATATTGACCGGAGGGCTTGCGGCCCTCGCCGTCTTCGCCTTGCCGGCTCTGGCCGACACAGCTGCGGAGCCTTCACAGTCCTGGACCCCGACCACTTTCAATCTCGACAATGGCATGCAGGTCGTGGTCATCCCCGACCACCGTGCGCCGGTCGTCACGCATATGGTCTGGTACAAGGTCGGCGCGTCTGATGAAGTGCCCGGCAAGAGCGGGATCGCCCACCTGTTCGAACACATCATGTTCCAGCAGACCGACACGCTGGCGCCGGGGGAATTCGATTCCATCGTCTCCCGCAATGGCGGCCAGTCCAACGCCTTCACCAGCTGGGACTACACCGCCTATTTCGAACGGGTCGCCAAGGAACAGCTCGGCACAATGATGGAGCTGGAAGCTGACCGGATGGTGAACCTCATCATCGACGACGACCCGGAAGGCGCCTTTATTTCCGAACGCGACGTGGTGAAAGAAGAGCGCCGCCAGCGGATTGATAACAATCCCGGCGTCATCCTGCAGGAACAGGTGCTGTCCGAACTCTGGAAAGGCCATCCCTACGAAATCACCGTCATCGGCAATATGGACGAAGTCGCGGCGCTGACCCCGGAAGACGGCCTGAACTTCTATCACGAATATTACAGCCCGGAGAACGCGATCCTCGTTGTCGCCGGCGATGTCAGCGAAGACGAAGTCCGCACGCTGGCTGAGGCGACTTATGGACAGATCGCGCCTACCGGCACGGCCCATGGCCAGCGCAAATGGCGCGACGTGCCGCTGCTGACGGAAGACGATCTGATCGTCCACGCCGATCCGAAAGTCCGCCAACCTGTCTGGAGCCGCTATTACAATGGTGTTTCGCAGACCCGCACGCCGCACGAAGCCTATGCGCTGGAAGTTGGCCTTGAAGTCCTGGGCGGCGGAATGACCAGCCGGCTTTACCAGTCGCTGGTAGAGCAGCAAAAGCTCGCCATCAGCGTGTCCACCTATGCCTGGTCTGACCTCCACGACCCCGGCCCCGTCGTGATTTCGGCGAGCCCCGCGCCTGGCGTCAGCATGGATGAACTGGAAACCGCCGTGATGGCCGAAGTTGAACGCGCGCTTGAGGAGGGGTTCACACAGGCAGAAGTCGTTCGCGCCCGGAACAATCTGGCGGCGACAGCGATCTATTCCCGCGACAGCCAGTCAACCATGGCGAACGTATTCGGCTCGACACTGGCTATCGGGGGCACGATCGAGGATGTCCTGTCCTACCCGGACGACGTCCGTGCGATCACGCCGGAAGAGGCCATCGCAGCGGTCCGCAAGACCTTCGGGCCAGACAGGCATTTCATCGAGGCGCAGCTGCTGCCGTCCGAGGAGGGAAACTGA
- a CDS encoding DUF3035 domain-containing protein encodes MKTQLSLLALGAVCLATTACSSGAAGTRTPDEFRVVTKSPLIVPPDYSLRPPGAGESVPAEVEAAQNDNAAAFGATLGVNASASERALVAAADANAVSPMIRTEVDYEEFKTVRKSQSIADRILFWRKDNPEDAESAATDNATGSEQVTIESTTAKPRIKLPGT; translated from the coding sequence ATGAAGACGCAGCTTTCCCTACTGGCCCTGGGCGCCGTGTGCCTGGCGACAACGGCCTGTTCCAGTGGAGCGGCCGGAACGCGCACGCCGGACGAGTTCCGGGTGGTGACCAAGTCGCCGCTGATCGTGCCGCCGGATTATTCGCTGCGTCCGCCGGGTGCCGGCGAATCTGTTCCGGCTGAAGTAGAGGCTGCCCAGAACGACAATGCGGCGGCATTCGGCGCGACACTTGGCGTGAATGCCAGCGCGTCCGAGCGGGCCCTCGTTGCTGCGGCGGATGCCAATGCGGTCAGCCCGATGATCCGGACCGAAGTCGACTATGAAGAGTTCAAGACGGTCCGCAAATCGCAGAGCATTGCCGACCGGATCCTGTTCTGGCGGAAGGACAATCCCGAGGATGCCGAATCCGCCGCGACGGATAACGCAACCGGCAGCGAGCAGGTGACCATCGAGAGCACCACGGCCAAGCCGCGGATCAAACTGCCGGGAACCTGA
- a CDS encoding MaoC family dehydratase, whose translation MTEFTGFKYEDLEIGQSHETVHEITADAIQRFAEVSGDFNPLHMSDEYAATTMFEKRIAHGALTASYISGILGNNLPGPGSIFVGLNLRFRRPVYIGDTVTARATVSEKIDRGNRIILKIECIVDGKRVIAGDAEVVAPSREA comes from the coding sequence ATGACTGAATTTACCGGCTTCAAATATGAAGACCTCGAAATCGGGCAGTCGCACGAAACCGTGCATGAGATCACTGCGGACGCCATCCAGCGCTTTGCGGAAGTCTCAGGCGATTTCAACCCGCTGCATATGTCTGACGAATACGCTGCCACAACCATGTTCGAAAAGCGCATCGCCCATGGCGCGCTGACCGCGAGCTATATCTCCGGCATCCTTGGCAACAATCTGCCGGGACCGGGCTCAATCTTTGTGGGGCTGAACCTGCGGTTCCGCCGCCCGGTTTATATCGGTGACACGGTCACGGCCCGGGCGACGGTCTCCGAGAAGATCGATCGCGGCAACCGTATTATCCTCAAGATCGAGTGCATCGTTGACGGCAAGCGTGTCATCGCTGGTGACGCGGAAGTGGTTGCGCCGAGCCGGGAGGCCTGA
- a CDS encoding YbjN domain-containing protein, translating to MRTFLFMAVMAMAGSFAASAQEFSADTSLADDARVVRSVNLEDLKALAVAEGHTITEIGGNGDVSLRATTPDGLIFHLIGTACASEYSEDCLGFMVQVRYDDDDEVTAEKINQANLAYAAVSSWWDKEGETVGVTRYLILDGGQSMENLKVNLQNALALGPLVADVVWPDESDDAYDWLYDDDEDSE from the coding sequence ATGCGTACTTTCCTTTTCATGGCAGTCATGGCGATGGCCGGATCCTTTGCCGCGTCGGCGCAGGAGTTCAGCGCCGACACATCGCTGGCGGATGACGCCCGCGTCGTGCGGAGTGTGAACCTTGAGGACCTCAAGGCGCTTGCCGTCGCCGAAGGGCACACGATCACTGAAATTGGCGGCAATGGCGACGTGTCCCTTCGTGCCACAACCCCTGACGGGCTGATCTTCCATCTCATCGGCACGGCTTGCGCTTCGGAATATTCCGAAGACTGCCTCGGCTTTATGGTGCAGGTGCGCTACGACGATGATGACGAGGTCACCGCTGAGAAGATCAATCAGGCCAATCTGGCCTATGCGGCTGTCTCGTCCTGGTGGGACAAGGAAGGCGAGACGGTCGGGGTTACCCGCTACCTGATTCTCGATGGCGGCCAGAGCATGGAAAACCTGAAGGTAAACCTGCAGAATGCGCTCGCACTCGGGCCGCTGGTTGCAGATGTTGTCTGGCCTGACGAAAGCGATGACGCTTACGACTGGCTGTACGACGACGACGAAGACAGCGAATAA
- the ribF gene encoding riboflavin biosynthesis protein RibF: MAVYADYRGLPASARGTSIALGNFDGLHAGHQAVMEAAKQAGGGKFAVATFEPPPRAYFRPSDPPFRIFRPERRNNAILAAGADVVFELPFNGEMASMTDEAFVRDVLVGGLAVSHVSVGFDFRFGRGRMGHAQRLASLGRALGFGVTIVDEVIELEGKASSTAIRQALHAGEPDVAADLLGAWWTADGLVEGGEKNGRTLGFPTANLHLGDLIHPRHGIYAVRARIDREGDWLDGVANFGRTPTTGIRDPLLETHIFDFDGDLYGKWLEVQLISFIRPEVKFDTLDALVEAMHADAAEARKRLAKR; the protein is encoded by the coding sequence TTGGCCGTTTATGCCGACTATCGGGGGCTGCCCGCCAGTGCGCGGGGGACTTCGATTGCGCTCGGCAATTTTGATGGCCTTCATGCCGGTCACCAGGCCGTGATGGAGGCCGCGAAGCAGGCCGGCGGCGGCAAGTTTGCCGTCGCGACGTTCGAGCCGCCCCCCCGCGCCTATTTCCGTCCCAGCGATCCGCCTTTCCGCATTTTCCGGCCCGAACGGCGCAATAATGCGATCCTCGCCGCTGGGGCCGATGTTGTTTTCGAATTGCCGTTCAATGGCGAAATGGCCTCGATGACAGATGAGGCCTTCGTCCGGGACGTGCTGGTCGGCGGGCTGGCCGTCAGCCATGTCTCGGTCGGGTTTGATTTCCGGTTCGGACGCGGCCGCATGGGACATGCCCAGCGTCTGGCGAGCCTTGGCCGGGCGCTCGGTTTCGGCGTGACGATTGTTGACGAAGTCATCGAACTGGAAGGCAAGGCGTCATCGACGGCCATCCGGCAGGCGCTGCATGCCGGTGAGCCGGACGTCGCTGCGGACCTGCTTGGCGCCTGGTGGACTGCCGACGGTCTGGTTGAGGGCGGCGAGAAGAATGGCCGGACCCTCGGTTTCCCGACGGCGAACCTGCACCTCGGAGACCTGATCCACCCGCGCCACGGCATCTATGCGGTGCGCGCGAGAATTGACCGGGAGGGCGACTGGCTGGACGGCGTTGCCAATTTCGGCCGCACGCCCACGACGGGCATCCGCGATCCGCTGCTCGAAACGCACATTTTCGATTTCGACGGAGACCTTTATGGCAAATGGCTGGAGGTCCAGCTGATCTCTTTCATCCGGCCAGAGGTGAAGTTTGACACTCTGGATGCTCTGGTTGAAGCGATGCACGCAGACGCTGCAGAAGCGCGCAAACGCCTCGCAAAACGATAG